A DNA window from Paraclostridium bifermentans contains the following coding sequences:
- a CDS encoding metal-dependent hydrolase, translating to MLFLGPFYNYIISNFNLIEISIFFLLYIYFLKLGSIFPDIDCPQSYLGKKFHISSKIINNKLHHRGFTHSALFIYFLIFLSLLIDIGFKLFYPYIFVFLDVYIFIIFYGFILGCISHILLDMFNSSGVCLFYPSCKKYRLPLAPVIKVGSNAEISLNSFLSLLTNILIVMYIFNLIKYLA from the coding sequence ATGTTATTTTTAGGTCCATTTTATAATTACATAATTTCCAATTTCAATTTAATAGAAATTTCTATTTTCTTTTTATTGTATATTTACTTCTTAAAGTTAGGTTCTATTTTCCCTGACATAGACTGTCCACAATCCTACTTAGGAAAAAAGTTTCATATTTCATCTAAAATAATTAATAATAAACTTCACCACAGAGGATTTACTCACAGTGCCTTATTTATATATTTTTTAATTTTTTTATCATTATTAATAGATATTGGATTTAAATTATTCTACCCTTACATCTTTGTATTTTTAGATGTATATATATTTATAATATTTTATGGTTTTATATTAGGTTGCATATCTCATATACTTTTGGATATGTTCAACTCTAGTGGAGTTTGTCTTTTTTATCCATCTTGTAAAAAATATAGGTTACCTTTAGCTCCGGTAATAAAGGTTGGTTCTAATGCTGAAATTTCGCTTAACTCTTTTTTGAGTTTACTTACAAATATTTTAATTGTAATGTATATTTTTAATTTAATTAAATATTTAGCATAA
- a CDS encoding S41 family peptidase gives MKKWIKNNLWIWGLLVVIIVLVIVNGTKRNSDKEFDSGSNIKIEKLNTNQIDNLKKLCKVWGVVKYYNPEVVAGNVNFDYELFRVMPDTLNAKNSQDANRVIYQWVKNLGDIEVNNTDKNNEHKKIALERDLSWIKDANYLDKDLSQLLVKISNSNISKRNKAYAKFDKEVGLSNFENENLYEEMDYDDDGYKLLALFRYWNIIEYYYPYTDIIEENWDEVLTTFIPKFINTKSELDYKLAISELTTKIHDPHAAIYDINETLTKHWGNKYAPVEFALVEDNIVIKKILPKYKNKCELKPGDIVLEINDKGISEVIKEKSKYISLSRKEAIVNCLQGYLFRTSNDSIKITVKRDGKDIIKNVKCYNDQSMFDIKEPSHKLIDENIGYINPAQLSKNEIDKIMDKFMNTEGIIVDLREYPSEFIVYDLGKMIISKPTIFSKISVPSQSVPGEFIFEKDQIVNPDDKKHYKGKVMILMNERSQSQSEFTVMALKKGTNAKVIGSNSIGTDGNVTEVYLPGGVTTLITGLGVYNPDGLQTQRIGLKPDIYIKPTIDGIKEGRDELSEKAIEIIKTK, from the coding sequence ATGAAAAAGTGGATTAAAAACAACTTATGGATATGGGGGTTACTTGTTGTAATAATTGTACTAGTAATAGTAAATGGAACTAAAAGAAACTCAGATAAGGAATTTGACAGTGGAAGCAATATAAAAATTGAAAAATTAAACACAAATCAGATTGATAATTTAAAAAAATTATGTAAAGTATGGGGTGTTGTAAAGTACTATAATCCTGAGGTTGTAGCTGGGAATGTAAACTTTGATTATGAACTATTTAGAGTTATGCCAGATACGTTAAATGCAAAAAATTCACAAGATGCTAATAGAGTAATATATCAGTGGGTTAAAAATTTAGGAGATATAGAAGTAAATAACACGGATAAAAATAATGAACACAAAAAAATAGCTCTTGAAAGAGATTTAAGTTGGATAAAAGATGCCAATTATCTAGATAAAGATTTAAGTCAATTATTAGTTAAGATTTCAAACTCTAACATTTCAAAAAGAAACAAAGCTTATGCTAAGTTTGATAAAGAGGTAGGACTTTCTAACTTTGAAAATGAAAACCTATATGAAGAAATGGACTATGATGACGATGGTTATAAATTGCTTGCTTTGTTTAGATATTGGAATATAATAGAATACTATTATCCATATACAGATATAATAGAAGAAAATTGGGATGAAGTATTAACTACATTTATACCTAAGTTTATAAATACTAAAAGTGAGTTAGATTATAAATTGGCAATTTCAGAGCTTACAACAAAAATACATGATCCACACGCCGCTATATATGATATAAATGAAACTTTAACTAAACACTGGGGAAATAAATATGCTCCTGTAGAATTTGCTTTAGTTGAAGATAATATTGTAATAAAAAAAATACTTCCTAAATACAAGAATAAATGCGAGTTGAAGCCAGGAGATATAGTATTAGAAATAAATGATAAAGGTATATCTGAAGTTATAAAAGAAAAATCTAAATATATATCTCTTTCAAGAAAAGAAGCTATTGTAAATTGCTTACAAGGATATTTATTTAGAACTTCAAATGATAGTATTAAGATAACTGTAAAAAGAGACGGGAAAGACATAATTAAAAATGTTAAGTGTTATAATGATCAATCAATGTTTGATATAAAAGAGCCATCGCATAAGCTTATAGATGAAAATATAGGATATATTAACCCAGCACAATTATCGAAAAATGAAATAGATAAAATAATGGACAAATTTATGAATACAGAAGGTATTATAGTAGATTTAAGAGAATATCCATCTGAATTTATTGTTTATGATTTAGGTAAAATGATTATTTCAAAACCAACAATTTTTTCAAAAATATCTGTACCTAGTCAATCAGTTCCAGGGGAATTTATATTTGAAAAAGATCAAATTGTTAACCCAGATGATAAAAAGCATTATAAAGGAAAAGTAATGATATTAATGAATGAAAGAAGTCAAAGTCAATCGGAGTTTACTGTAATGGCACTAAAAAAAGGAACTAATGCTAAAGTAATAGGAAGTAACTCTATTGGTACCGATGGAAATGTAACAGAGGTTTATTTGCCAGGAGGTGTAACAACTTTAATAACTGGACTAGGAGTTTATAATCCAGATGGTTTACAAACTCAAAGAATAGGTCTTAAACCAGATATTTATATAAAGCCAACTATAGATGGAATCAAAGAGGGAAGAGATGAACTTTCAGAAAAAGCTATAGAAATTATAAAAACTAAATAA
- a CDS encoding DUF2971 domain-containing protein yields the protein MKMKWEEKFIELYTKGKVQEAKDLKNIHVPSKLYKYQKIDENRLKNLEYGKLYFSNREHLNDPFDLLPVHYNEEEIIRFLKGEDCPANNLSKSEIIIKIDKVLNSFSDHIKILSLSTSIYNIPLWTHYGDNHRGMCIEYDIDNLDRNSDFYDCLLKVSYIDKKVEITEVLKNTLSNLINNDELKLDSMFLLYFTLTMKHKSWQYENEWRIILKSNSGECGIEKSLMKVRAIYLGKDCSKENIERVIEISKKLNCKVYKMEYSKGIDFRLIPQKIY from the coding sequence ATGAAAATGAAATGGGAAGAAAAATTTATCGAACTATATACTAAAGGAAAAGTGCAAGAAGCTAAAGATTTAAAAAATATACATGTTCCAAGTAAGTTATACAAATACCAAAAAATAGATGAAAATAGACTAAAAAATTTAGAATATGGAAAGCTATATTTTTCAAATAGGGAGCACTTAAATGATCCATTTGATTTACTACCAGTACATTATAATGAAGAGGAGATAATCCGCTTCTTAAAAGGAGAAGATTGTCCGGCAAATAACTTATCAAAATCAGAAATAATAATTAAGATAGATAAAGTTTTAAATAGCTTTAGCGACCATATAAAAATACTATCTCTAAGTACTAGCATATATAACATACCTCTATGGACTCATTATGGAGATAACCATAGAGGTATGTGTATTGAATATGATATAGATAATTTAGATAGAAATAGTGATTTTTATGATTGCTTGCTAAAAGTAAGCTATATAGATAAAAAAGTAGAAATAACTGAAGTCTTAAAAAATACTTTATCGAATCTAATAAATAATGATGAGTTAAAATTAGATTCTATGTTTTTGTTATATTTCACATTGACAATGAAACACAAAAGCTGGCAATATGAAAATGAATGGAGAATTATATTAAAAAGTAATAGTGGGGAATGTGGGATAGAAAAAAGCCTAATGAAAGTAAGAGCTATTTACTTAGGAAAAGATTGTAGCAAAGAAAATATAGAAAGAGTTATAGAAATTTCTAAAAAATTAAATTGTAAAGTTTATAAAATGGAATATTCTAAAGGTATTGATTTTAGATTGATACCACAGAAGATATATTAA
- the gcvT gene encoding glycine cleavage system aminomethyltransferase GcvT — MIDFAGWYMPLEYEGLIKEHESVRNYAGLFDVSHMGEIIVKGAQAKSYLQNLLTNDIERLEDNQAIYTFMCYPNGGVVDDLLVYRFDENYFYLVINASNIEKDFKWMNENKQDYDIQIENISSKISELAIQGPLSQRILQEICDENLDEIKSFYFNKNIKVNQISALVSRTGYTGEDGFEIYCKNEDVEKIWNKLFEVGEKYKLKPCGLGCRDTLRFEAGLPLYGNELSEAITPLEAGFSFFVKLDKYNFIGKNELKMQKEKGLNRKIIGFELTGKGIARQGYEVMVDENVIGYVTTGYKSPTLNKSIGFALIDSSYSEIGKDVDICIRKKKVKAKIINKRFYKKPTAIHA; from the coding sequence ATGATAGACTTTGCGGGATGGTATATGCCACTAGAATATGAAGGCTTAATAAAAGAACATGAATCTGTAAGAAATTATGCTGGATTGTTTGATGTATCTCATATGGGGGAAATTATTGTAAAAGGTGCACAAGCAAAGTCTTACCTACAAAACTTACTTACAAATGACATAGAAAGATTAGAAGATAATCAAGCTATATATACGTTTATGTGCTACCCTAATGGAGGTGTAGTTGATGATTTATTAGTTTATAGATTTGATGAAAATTATTTTTATTTAGTAATAAATGCTAGCAATATAGAAAAAGATTTTAAGTGGATGAATGAAAACAAACAAGACTATGATATACAAATAGAAAACATCTCTAGTAAAATTTCAGAACTTGCAATTCAAGGACCTTTATCTCAAAGAATACTTCAAGAAATATGCGATGAAAATTTAGATGAAATTAAATCATTTTACTTCAATAAAAATATAAAAGTTAATCAGATATCAGCTTTAGTTTCTAGAACTGGATATACCGGGGAAGATGGATTTGAAATATATTGTAAAAATGAAGATGTAGAAAAAATATGGAACAAACTATTTGAGGTAGGCGAAAAATATAAACTTAAACCTTGTGGATTGGGTTGTAGGGATACGTTAAGATTTGAGGCTGGATTACCCCTTTATGGAAATGAATTAAGTGAAGCTATAACACCATTAGAAGCAGGTTTTTCATTCTTTGTAAAGTTAGATAAATATAATTTTATAGGAAAGAATGAATTAAAAATGCAAAAAGAAAAAGGATTAAATAGAAAGATTATTGGATTTGAACTTACGGGTAAAGGTATAGCAAGACAAGGGTATGAGGTTATGGTTGATGAGAATGTAATAGGATATGTAACAACTGGATATAAATCCCCAACTTTGAATAAAAGTATAGGATTTGCCCTTATAGATTCTAGTTATTCAGAAATTGGAAAAGACGTAGATATATGTATTAGAAAGAAAAAAGTAAAAGCAAAAATTATTAACAAAAGATTTTACAAAAAACCAACAGCGATTCATGCTTAA
- the gcvPA gene encoding aminomethyl-transferring glycine dehydrogenase subunit GcvPA translates to MFKYIPITDADKDKMLSEIGVESVDELFSDIPNELKLNRDLNLETSKSEIEVLKKIKSIAKENNSIDNLTCFLGAGAYDHYIPSVIKHITSRSEFYTAYTPYQGEISQGTLQTIFEFQSMISELTGMDIANASMYDGATASVEACVMALNSGKNKNKILVAKSINPEIMEVIKTYMKFKDIEVIEIDYDRKTGRVDLDSLKSNIDKESACMLVQSPNFFGIIEEMEEIESITHQNKAMLIMNVNPISLGVLKSPGELGADIAVGEAQPLGNSLNFGGPFVGFMSTKAKNIRKLPGRIVGETIDSRGQRAYVLTLQAREQHIRREKATSNICSNQALNALSATIYMATMGYKGLKEVANQCIQKSHYAYNELIKTGEYETVFTGEFFNEFTIKSKNHNVDIVNENLLNENIIGGFNLENKFKELNNCSLYCVTEKRSKDEIDNLVNVISNMGFKDSKEKIIDTMGAI, encoded by the coding sequence ATGTTTAAATATATACCGATTACAGATGCGGATAAAGACAAAATGCTAAGTGAAATAGGAGTAGAATCAGTAGATGAGTTATTTAGTGATATTCCCAATGAATTAAAGCTTAATAGAGATTTAAATTTAGAAACTTCAAAAAGTGAAATAGAAGTATTAAAAAAAATAAAATCTATAGCTAAAGAAAATAATAGCATAGATAACTTGACTTGTTTTTTAGGAGCAGGAGCATATGATCACTATATACCATCTGTAATCAAACATATTACATCAAGGTCAGAATTTTATACAGCATACACACCATATCAAGGAGAAATAAGTCAAGGAACACTACAAACCATATTTGAATTTCAATCAATGATTTCTGAACTTACAGGAATGGATATAGCTAATGCATCTATGTATGATGGAGCTACTGCAAGTGTAGAAGCTTGTGTAATGGCACTAAATAGTGGAAAAAATAAAAATAAAATACTAGTAGCGAAATCTATAAATCCTGAGATTATGGAAGTCATAAAAACATATATGAAATTTAAAGATATTGAAGTTATAGAAATTGATTATGATAGAAAAACAGGAAGAGTTGATTTAGATAGTTTAAAATCAAATATAGATAAAGAAAGTGCTTGTATGTTAGTTCAAAGCCCTAACTTTTTTGGAATTATTGAAGAAATGGAAGAAATAGAGTCTATTACTCACCAAAATAAAGCAATGCTTATTATGAATGTTAATCCAATATCTTTAGGTGTTTTAAAATCACCAGGAGAGTTAGGAGCAGACATAGCTGTAGGAGAGGCTCAACCATTAGGGAACTCTTTGAATTTTGGAGGTCCATTTGTAGGATTTATGAGTACAAAAGCTAAAAATATAAGAAAACTTCCAGGAAGAATAGTAGGAGAAACTATTGACTCAAGAGGACAAAGGGCATATGTCCTAACACTTCAGGCAAGAGAACAGCACATAAGAAGAGAAAAAGCTACGTCTAATATTTGCTCAAATCAAGCTTTAAATGCCCTTTCAGCTACGATATATATGGCTACAATGGGATATAAGGGATTAAAAGAGGTAGCAAATCAGTGTATTCAAAAATCACATTATGCTTATAATGAATTAATCAAAACTGGAGAGTATGAAACTGTATTTACAGGAGAATTTTTTAATGAATTTACAATTAAATCTAAAAACCATAATGTAGATATTGTTAACGAAAATTTATTAAACGAAAACATAATTGGTGGATTTAATTTAGAGAATAAATTTAAAGAACTTAATAATTGTTCATTATATTGTGTTACAGAAAAAAGAAGTAAGGACGAAATTGATAATTTGGTTAATGTTATATCCAACATGGGCTTTAAAGATAGTAAAGAAAAAATTATTGATACTATGGGGGCTATATAA
- the gcvPB gene encoding aminomethyl-transferring glycine dehydrogenase subunit GcvPB: protein MKDYNKLLIEISKEGRFAYSLPPLDIYEDENLIPDNFKRTINPKLPMVSEVDVVRHFTLLSNKNFGVDTGFYPLGSCTMKYNPKLNEDIASIEEFTNIHPYQNEKTVQGSLHVMYDFSNMLKEITGMDEITLQPSAGSHGELTGLMLIKAYHENSGDFKRNKIIVPDSAHGTNPASANLCGCNIVQIKSDEYGCVDIEALKEVLDDTVCALMLTNPSTLGIFEKNITEIADLVHEAGGLLYYDGANMNAIMGISRPSDMGFDVVHLNLHKTFSTPHGGGGPGSGPVGVKKELIPFLPVPIIEKNENGYSLNYNKEHSIGKIKNFYGNFGVILKAYSYILTMGSDGLKLASEMAVLNANYLKEKLKKYYTLPFDTVCKHEFVLSGKKLGEVTTMDVAKRLLDYGYHPPTVYFPLIVDSAIMIEPTETEGLETLDSFIDAMIKISEEIKDNPEILISAPHNTQVGRLDETRAAKKQILKW from the coding sequence ATGAAAGATTATAATAAATTATTGATAGAAATTTCAAAAGAAGGAAGGTTTGCGTATTCACTTCCGCCTTTAGATATATATGAAGATGAAAATTTAATTCCTGATAATTTTAAAAGAACTATAAATCCTAAATTGCCTATGGTAAGTGAAGTAGACGTCGTTAGACATTTTACACTTTTATCAAATAAAAATTTTGGGGTTGATACAGGATTCTATCCATTAGGGTCTTGTACTATGAAATACAATCCAAAGCTAAATGAAGACATAGCATCTATAGAAGAATTTACTAATATACATCCTTATCAAAATGAAAAGACAGTTCAAGGCTCACTTCATGTAATGTATGATTTTTCAAATATGTTAAAAGAAATAACAGGAATGGATGAAATAACATTACAACCATCGGCAGGATCTCATGGAGAATTGACAGGCTTGATGCTTATAAAAGCATATCATGAAAATAGCGGTGATTTTAAAAGAAATAAAATAATAGTTCCAGATTCAGCGCATGGGACAAATCCAGCAAGTGCAAATCTATGTGGATGTAATATAGTGCAAATAAAATCAGATGAATATGGATGTGTGGATATTGAAGCTTTAAAAGAAGTACTAGATGATACTGTTTGTGCTTTGATGCTTACAAATCCAAGTACATTAGGCATATTTGAAAAAAATATAACTGAAATTGCAGATTTAGTACATGAAGCAGGTGGATTATTGTATTATGATGGTGCAAATATGAATGCTATTATGGGAATTAGTAGACCTTCGGATATGGGATTTGATGTTGTTCATCTAAATCTTCATAAAACTTTTTCAACTCCACATGGAGGAGGAGGACCAGGTAGCGGTCCGGTTGGAGTTAAAAAGGAATTAATCCCATTTTTACCAGTTCCAATAATTGAAAAGAATGAAAATGGATATTCATTGAATTATAATAAAGAGCATTCTATAGGGAAAATAAAAAATTTCTATGGGAATTTTGGAGTGATACTAAAGGCATACTCATATATTTTGACTATGGGTTCAGATGGGTTGAAATTAGCAAGTGAAATGGCTGTACTAAATGCAAACTACTTAAAAGAAAAACTTAAAAAGTACTATACATTACCTTTTGACACTGTATGCAAGCACGAATTTGTATTAAGCGGAAAAAAACTTGGAGAAGTAACTACTATGGATGTTGCAAAAAGACTTTTAGATTATGGATATCATCCTCCAACAGTATATTTTCCACTAATAGTAGATAGTGCAATAATGATAGAGCCAACTGAAACAGAAGGTTTAGAAACTTTGGATAGTTTTATAGATGCAATGATAAAAATATCAGAAGAAATAAAAGATAATCCAGAAATATTGATAAGCGCGCCTCATAATACACAAGTAGGTAGATTAGACGAAACTAGAGCAGCTAAAAAACAAATTTTAAAATGGTAG
- the gltS gene encoding sodium/glutamate symporter, translating into MEFEITKGIFTVNLDMIATLALATLLLLLGNYLRKKVNFLDKFCIPGPVIGGLLFAIIIFISKTINLFNLDMDTTLQSPFMIAFFTTIGLGASFSLIKKGGKLLIIYWILCGGLAIFQNVIGVIGAKLTNINPLIGIMCGAVSMEGGHANAASFGATIEGLGVNGAVTIGMAAATFGVIFGGIIGGPVSRYLIDKYNLKPSVEEHDKNISVEETAGIKLSDSFNSSTMITQIAVIASCMTIGNLFGSWFSNTTGVVLPGYVGAMFVAVLFRNLNDKINIVKIDLYSVDIISNVCLGIFLTMALMSIKLWELAGLAGPMIVIVLAQVIFIALYGIFIGFRLLGKDFDAAVMVSGMLGHGLGATPNALANINSVTSKYGDSTKAFLIVPLVGAFLVDLVGIPTIVTFINFFS; encoded by the coding sequence ATGGAATTTGAAATTACAAAGGGAATTTTTACTGTGAATTTGGACATGATAGCAACTCTAGCACTAGCTACATTACTTTTGCTTTTAGGCAATTACTTAAGAAAAAAGGTTAATTTTTTAGACAAATTTTGTATACCAGGACCAGTTATAGGAGGGCTTTTATTTGCAATTATAATATTTATTTCAAAGACTATAAATTTATTTAACTTAGATATGGATACAACTTTACAATCACCATTTATGATAGCTTTCTTTACTACTATAGGATTAGGAGCTAGCTTTTCTCTTATAAAAAAGGGTGGAAAGTTATTAATAATTTATTGGATATTGTGTGGAGGACTTGCTATATTTCAAAATGTAATAGGTGTTATAGGGGCAAAGCTAACAAATATAAATCCTCTTATAGGTATTATGTGTGGAGCTGTTTCTATGGAAGGTGGTCATGCAAATGCAGCTTCCTTTGGGGCAACGATAGAAGGGTTAGGTGTAAATGGCGCGGTTACAATAGGAATGGCGGCAGCGACATTTGGTGTGATTTTTGGAGGAATTATAGGAGGTCCAGTTTCTCGATACTTAATAGATAAGTATAATTTAAAACCATCAGTAGAAGAACATGATAAAAATATATCTGTAGAAGAAACGGCAGGAATAAAATTAAGTGACTCATTCAATTCAAGTACTATGATAACTCAAATTGCAGTTATAGCATCTTGCATGACTATTGGAAATTTATTTGGGTCATGGTTTTCAAATACTACAGGTGTAGTACTTCCAGGATATGTAGGTGCAATGTTTGTTGCAGTTTTATTTAGAAATTTAAATGACAAGATAAATATTGTGAAAATAGATCTATATTCAGTTGATATAATAAGCAATGTTTGTTTAGGAATATTTTTGACAATGGCACTTATGAGTATAAAATTATGGGAATTAGCAGGACTTGCAGGACCGATGATAGTAATAGTTCTTGCACAAGTTATATTTATAGCATTATATGGAATATTTATTGGATTTAGATTATTAGGAAAAGATTTTGATGCGGCAGTTATGGTCTCAGGTATGTTAGGTCATGGACTTGGAGCAACTCCAAATGCATTAGCTAATATAAATTCTGTAACTTCTAAGTATGGGGATTCAACAAAGGCTTTTTTAATAGTACCTTTAGTTGGAGCATTTTTAGTAGATTTAGTGGGAATACCTACAATTGTAACATTTATAAATTTTTTCAGTTAG
- a CDS encoding pyridoxamine 5'-phosphate oxidase family protein, whose translation MFKQMRRQERKIEIGEAEEILKNGEYGVLSTNGENGYSYGTPVSYVYFNNSVYFHCALEGQKLENINFNNKVSFCVVGKTCVVPEKFSTKYESTIVFGEAIEVFEEEKNEALLEILKKYSPNFIDKGKLYIKNAGDKTKVIKISIDKISGKSIR comes from the coding sequence ATGTTTAAGCAAATGAGAAGACAGGAAAGAAAAATTGAAATTGGAGAAGCTGAAGAAATCTTAAAAAATGGAGAATATGGTGTTTTATCTACAAATGGAGAAAATGGATATTCGTATGGTACACCGGTAAGCTATGTATATTTTAATAATTCGGTATATTTTCATTGTGCACTAGAAGGACAAAAGCTAGAAAACATTAATTTTAATAATAAAGTTTCATTTTGTGTGGTAGGTAAAACTTGTGTTGTTCCTGAAAAGTTTAGCACAAAATATGAAAGTACTATTGTGTTTGGAGAAGCTATTGAAGTTTTTGAAGAAGAAAAAAATGAAGCCTTACTTGAAATATTGAAAAAATACTCACCTAATTTCATAGATAAAGGTAAATTGTACATAAAAAATGCTGGAGATAAAACTAAAGTAATAAAGATAAGTATTGATAAAATTTCAGGTAAATCTATTAGATAA